The sequence GGGGAGCCGCTGACCGAGCCGCTCTTACCCGAGATGATGCGTAGTGTAAAAGCATTAGGCTTCAAAATTGGCCTGCATAGTGGCGGCGCGTATCCCAAGCGTTTGCAGGAATGTCTGCCTTATCTGGACTGGGTAGGTTTTGACATTAAAAGTGATTTTATGTGTTACGAAAAAATCACTGCCGTAGTAGGAAGTGGTGCTGTGGCCAGCGCTTCGCTAAAGCTGCTGCTGGCAAGCAAGGTGGCACTGGAATGCCGTAGTACCATTCATCCTAGCCTACATAGTGAAGATGAGCTGGTTGCCCTTGCCCGCACATTAAGTGCCGCAGGGGTAAAACGCTATGTGTTGCAATCTTTCAGACCGGCTGGCTGCATTGAGCCGGCATTAGTTAATTCTGTGCAGCTTCATTTTCCTCAGCCTGCCACCTTAGCGTTAATTGAGCAGCAGTTTGCTTCGTTTCAGTACGTATCGACACTTGTTGCCTAAAGGCTCTATATGCCTGCTTCACGCTGGAGAAAATCAGAAAGTTGGCCTGTAATTCATCCAGTTTATGATGCCTGGCGGCGATAAATTCGGTTTGTTTTTTACGCCCCGCCAAAGCGAGGGTGATGCCGCGCTCTTTTAAATCTCTTTGTAAAATAATGACGGCTTCTATGCCTGCAATATCAATCTGATTAATGGGCACGGTGTCCAGCACCACCCATACCACTTTTGTTTTTGCGCCATCGGTTAAAGATAAAACGCGCTGGCGAAAGTAATTGGCGTTAAAAAAATTAAGTGAGGCGTCAAAGCGGTAAACCAGCATGCCATTAATTGGTACGGCATCAGGATGATGGGATAAATCATGAAAGCTGTTTTTATTGGGATAAACACCAAGCAAGCTTTCGTGCGGGCGGGCCAGCTTAACTAATAGCCTTAGCGTGGCAATTAATACAGCAAATAACATGCCTTGCATCACGCCCACGCAGGCCACGCCAATCAGCGTCAGGATGGCAATGCCGTATTCGCCGCGGCTGGCCTGGCGAAAATAGATAAAATTGGCAAAACTCATTAGCCCGAATGAGGCGGTAATCAGTACGGCGGCCAGTGCAGCAATCGGTACATATTGCAGCGGGGTGGTAAATAGTGCGATGGCAATGGCAATTGATGCTGCAGCTACCATGCTTACCATTTGTGTTTTACCGCCAGCATTGTTATTCACAGCAGTTCTGGAATCCGCACCGCTAATAACAAAACCTTGTGAAAAAGCAGCAGCAATATTAGCCATGCCCAGCGCGGTAAATTCACGGTCGGCATCGATTTCATAACGGTTTTTTGCTGCAAAGCTGCGGGCGGTCAGAATGGCACTGCTAAAGCTGATCAGCGCCAGCCCGGCTCCTGCGCCAAGTAATTCACCCAGATGGGTCCTGGGGATGGTTGGCCAGTGTAAGGTGGGTAATCCGGCAGGCAATAAACCGATGATGGCAATGCCAGCGTTTTGCAAATTCAGACTAAAGATGATTAATCCTGCCAGCCCCATGGCAACCAGGGCAGTGGGCAGCTTAGGCAAGAGGCGCTTAATAATTTGAATGGCTAACAGCGTACCGAGGCCGATCAGGGCAGTGCCCGGATGAAGCTCGGGCAGGCGATCTGGCAGCTCGATAATTCGGCCAATAAAATCATGTTTATGAAAAGTAAAGCCGAGTAATTTACCCAGCTGTCCCAGTGCAATGCTGATGGCTACCCCGTTTAAAAAGCCGGCCAGAATTGGTGGGGATAAAAAATCAGCCAGAAAGCCCAGTTTAAAACGACTGGCCAGCAGACAAAATAACCCGGTAATCAGTGCCAAAGCCACCGAGAGCGAAATATAGAGCTCAGGCTGGCCTGCTGCCATCGGTAGCAAGGTGGAAGCCACCATGGCGCAGGTGGCCGCATCAGGCCCGACAATCAGTTGCCTGGACGAGCCAAATAGTGCGTAGGCCACCATGGGTAAAATGCTGGCGTAAAGGCCGGCAATCGGGCTCATCCCTGCCAGCTGGGCATAGGCTACACCCACCGGTAGCGCGACAGATGCCACCGACAATCCTGCCAGCAAATCCTGTCGCCAGCAATCCCGCGGGTAATTCAAAAGCATGGCCAGCCCCGGGACTGTGTGTAGAAAGAATGCGTTCAATGCCGAGTCCTGTTACTTGAGTGAAAAATATGACCAGATATAACGGTAGAGCGATTTAGCTGAAGTCATATGTTTTTGTAAGGTAGCAAAATGTATTATTTTGCTGACGCAGCACATGCTCGGAACATGCACATTGATGATCGTTTTATTTTTAGTAAATCACCCTCGCCTGATCCTTGCAAAATTGAATAAATCGGCGCAGGGTTGCGGAATGATATTTTTGTTTATGCCATGCAAGATAGAGCTGGCGTGGGAAGTGTTGCTGCATGGGTAAGCACACTAATCGTGTGCTATTGATACGGTCCTGTGCGGCCAGTTTTGAGATAAAGGTGATCCCCAGTCCCTGCTCTACCGCTAACATGACAGCCTCCAGAGTATTTAGCTCCAGCCCGATGTGGCTGTTGCTGAGCTGTGGCTGGATAAGCTGCTCAAACTGCTCCCGGTTACCAGACATAGGTTCACGCAGCACCCACGTTTCATTACTTAATGCAGAGACAGGTAGCCCGGTTTGTGTCATTAAGGGATGCTGCGCTGGGGCCACAATGCACATTTCATCCTTAAGCCAGGGATCCGCGATCAAATCGGGGTGATGGTTTTCACCTTCGATTAGGGCGAGGTCTAATTCAAAATGGGCAAGCGCGTGGCTAAGGATATGGGTATTGGCAATGGATATACGGGGCGTGGTGCTCTGCTCGGTGCGTGCCAGCAGAATCGGTAACAGGTAGTTGCCAATGGTTTGGGTAGCACCAAGCCGCAACCTGCCAACTGGCTCAGCACCGCTAACAAACATAGTTTCAATATCCATTACCCGGGCAAGTAATTCTTCGGCCACGGGTTGTAATAATTTACCTTCAGCATTTAATTGCAGGCGCGGATGAACCCGGTCAAATAATGGCGTTGCCAGCTGGCGCTCTAATTCTTGCAAGGACTGTGAAACGGCGCCCTTGCTCAGGCATAGCTCATTGGCTGCTGCACCAAGATTGCCGTAACGGGCGATGGCAGCAAAGGTTTTTAGCTGTTGCAAGGTGAGTTTCATTTGATTTTTCTAAACACCTAATTCAAATCATTTAGATATGATAAACAATATATGAACGGTATTCTATTTGTATTGTTACAGACAGAAGGCCGTCATATGTTTAAGCGAATTCATCAATCACTTGTTGCTGCTCCTACCCCTATGGCGGGCTTAGCTTTAGGCCTGGCCAGCCTTGGGTGGTGCTGGGAAAATGGAGGTGATTTTTCTGGTAATGCGCAACTATCAGGTGCTGTAATTGCTGGTGTGCTTTTACTTATCTTAGCTTTCAAATTTGTATTTCACCCCCGTTTGCTTCTGAATGATTTAGCACATCCTGTGGTGGGAAGTGTGGTGCCTACCTTTGCAATGGCGATAATGGTGGTTTCCAAGGCTGCCGGTCGTTTTGCTCCGGGTTTTGCCGAGGGTCTTTGGTTATTTGCTGTTCTCTTGCATATGGTGTTTCTGGCTACATTTATCTGGTATCGCGCTAAAAATTTTGAAATTCATCAGATGGTGCCAAGCTGGTTTGTTCCGCCGGTAGGGATTATCGTGGCAGATGTTGCTTTTCCTGGCGGGCAATTTGCAGCTTTGGCAGATGGTTTGCTGTGGTTCGGAATTTTTTGCTACGCCGTGATGTTGCCGCTGATGCTTTATCGTTTGATTTTCAGTCACGAAGTGCCTGATGCAGCCAAGCCAACAATCGCTATTCTGGCGGCTCCAGCCAGCCTTTCCCTTGCCGGTTACCTGACCGTAACTGCAGAGCCGTCACTGCTTGTTGTGGCTCTTCTGTTTGGGATTGCTGTGTTAATGACGGGTATCATCTATCTTGCTTTTTTCAAACTGCTGACTCTGCCCTTCTCTCCGGGCTATGCTGCTTTTACTTTCCCGATGGTGATCGGTGCAACCGCCCTGTTTAAAGTCAGTAGTTTGCTCGAACAATGGGAATTTGCTGCTCCTTATGTAGACCAGGTGCAATGGTTGGCTCAGTTTGAATTAGGTGTTGCTACGGTGGTGGTTGGCTATGTAGCGTTGCGCTACGCAATGTTTTTTATCTGGAAACCCGCTAATGGCAGTGCTTATAAATTAGGGGAATTGATTCATAGATAATCAGAAGAAATAATAAAAAAGGCCGCTGATGCGGCCTTACGGGGCTGGGTTTATTCCGTTTTATTCTCAGCGGGGTCGGCAATAGTTTCGCTGGCTGCTGCAATGACCTGATCAACCGCTGCTTCTTCTGCTACAACCACTGTTTGTGGTTTTTTGCGCTCTTCGATATTTTGCACAAATTTAGCTGCAGCCGCTTTTTCTTCTGCAGTGACATCACCTACCGGTTTGCCATTTAGATCAAAGCGCTTACCGCCACGGGCTACTGATTTCAAGTAACGCACTTTGCGGCAATGAGCAGCAATCGAGCGATGGACATGATTGGCACCAAACTGCGGTAGTGCTTTTTCCAGTTCTTTGTGAACACCGATCATTAAAGGTTTGAATTGCTTCATCACCGGGTAACGCTGATAAAGTAATTCAATAATCATAATTTGCTGTTGACGGGCTGATTTCTCGCCAATCGCAGATTGTAATGCTTGAGCTAAAGCTGAGTTTTGATCGGTCATCATTCGAAAACTAGGGTTGGTGTGAAGTGCTAGCTTACCTTAACTCTGCGTTTGCATATACCGTGCTAGCGCAAAGTGTCGCTTATCGGTCTGTCTAAAAAGGGTTTTAAAGCCTGTTTGGTTAGCTTAAAAACGGTAAAAACTCTAGGGTTACTATCGGGAAACCCAAATTTTTAGCCATTTTTTGTAATTTTGCCCGCGTTTTTCTCTGTTTTTGCACCTTTAACGACTAAGCCACTATTTGTCATAAATAGAGCGGTAATGATGCCTATAGGCCAGGTTTGTGGATTAAAACCATAGAGCAGGGAGCCAAACAGGCAATACTAACCCGATGAGTACGCTCTCTTTCACTGGCCCAGTACCAGTCAACCTTAATGCTGTCGCCAGCAATCAAGCTACTGCCGCGAATAACCTGATCCCGAATTCCTGCCTTAAATGCAGCTTCACGCAAAGTCCAAAGCTGGTAGAAACGTTCTTGTGATTCTTCTTTAAGCGCATTGACCCAGTCAGCCTCATCGCGGTGCAGGGCAAATTTTGCCAATTTGGCGATGTTCGCCTTAGGGCGGCAGCATTCAATGTCCAGCCCTACCCGTTCGGTGTTAACGGTTACTCCCAGGCAATCTCCGCTATGTGAAATGCTGGCGTGCAAATGAGGTGCTTTAAGCAGACAGGGAAAGAATTCCCCCTCAGTAATATCGTTTGCCCTGTATTCAATACCCAAAACTTTGCTTGCTGCCTGGGCAAGCAATAGACGCCCGAGAATAAACTGCTGCGCGCGGGCAAGTGATTGAATCGTTGCCAGCCTGATTTTGCTGCTGGGTGAGAGAAAATCACTGCCTGGTAAGGGGTTAAGTGATATTTGTGTAAGAAAAACTTCGGTATGAAGCATGTGAAAACCAAGAGCATAGGATTGGGGAGTAATATACCTTGCCACGGGTCTGAGCTTCCCGAAAAACAACAGGGCGGTTACTTGCTCGTGTTTTACCTGGGGCAAGACTACTCCCAGGGATGGATGAAATAAAACTACCCTGGTTTTCCATCTGCCCTGGGCTTCAAATATACTGGCATAAAGCGGCTACCCCATAACAAGAAGGCCAGTAATGCCCCTAAGGCCGCGGCACAGAGCAGGGCATTTTGCCAAGGCAGTACTTCGGCGAAAATACGGGTAATAGCTACGCCATGCAGCAGGCAATAAAGCATCCAAGTCAGATTGCTAAGGATAAGTGGCAGACCTGCGTGGCCCAGACTTACCCTTGTGGCAAAGCCTAATAACATTGTGCCAAAAAAGCCGATGCCAATTGCATGTATCGGTGCAAATCCTAATATTACCGAGCCTGCTAACATGGCCGCACCTTGTGCGGTGTAAAGCAGCATGGCAATCGCAGCCCAGGCAAATGCCAGATGCAGCATGGCTAAGAGGCGATTTTGTAATGAGGCAAATAAGCGCCAGCGGTAGCTGGTATAGAAGAGCAGCCCGGTAAATACGGCATCAACTGGCAAGCTGCTGAAATGTGCCAGTTTTAGGGCTCCATGACCCCAGGATAAGGCAATCATGGCGTTTAACAGCCATAGTGGCCGCCATGCGCTGTAGTTCGGGATAACATTGGCAGAGAAAAATGGCAGCATTCTGTGGCTAACAGTTAAATACACTGGCAGTAAAAATCCCCATAGGCCAATCTCTAGCATATCAAGCCAGCCAGCGGTCACATCAAATATCGCCCAGTACAGTGCCATGGCCTGCCCCAGCCAGCCCATAGTAAAGGCAAGTGCGATACGAATGGCGTGGCCGCGATCTGTGGCCTTGCTGGCCAGTATACGGTTTAGCCAGACGAGACAGGCGGCCCCCCAGCTGACCCAGTGCAGCGTAATGGCAATACGAAGCAGTGGCTGCCAAAATAATGCGCCAATCAATAGAGCGCTGCCTGTAGCATAAGTGATAAAAACCGGTGCATAGAGCTTGGCAGCCGGGCTGGCTACTCCCAGCCATTTAGGCCCTGCTGTGTAGATAAAACCCAGCATAAACAGTGGAAAAAATCCGTATAACATTAAATAACCGTGTAAAAACATAGGCGCAATGCTGCTGGGTATTGTGCTGCCACCGGCTCTGAGCAACATTTCGCTGGCCCACCAGGTAAGGCTTGCAATCAGCAATAAGGTGCCACAAAAAAAACCAACGCGATGAGGAGCGCTAAGAAATGTTTTCATAGGGTTTTATCCTGAGCGGTATTTTGAATACGCCGATTAGTCATGTTCTGTCCCATTGCTGACAGTGTGGATGCATCGAGTAGCAATTCGGCGCTAGGGTAAATAAGGGTTTCTTCCAGATCGGCATGAGCGGGGTAACGCTTGGAAAATTCACTTGCCAAAGCCAGTGGTAGTTTTCCGCCCTGCCCTGCAGCCAGCGGGATTAAATAGCTGCGTACATCCTGCCAGAGCAGACCAAGCGTTTTGTGCTCGGCGCTAGTTGATGCAATGATGGCTTTTAGTTCGGCATTACCGTACTGGCTGAGAAGTGGGAATAAATCCAGATCTTCATCGTTGTGGTGCAGCGGAGCTGCTACGTCGAAGTAGCGCAAAATGCCGGCAGCAGCATCCTGAGCCTTGGTATCTGCACCTTCTTTTATCAGATACTGGGCCAGTTTTAGTGTTAGTGCTGCGTATTGCCGAACCCTGTCGTGACAGGCTACCAGCATAGCAATGGGTGTTTCAAAAGTGACCGTTTCGGAAGAAAACAGCGACATTATTTCTCTCCTGATAATTCCCGACTAATTTAGTCGGATTTTACGCAGAAAGACAGTTGCATATTTGACTTAGGGCAATATTTACCTGCTTCAAGGGGATTTTTAAGCCCCGTATTGGGTGCAATTTAAGTTGTTTTTCCGGGGAGGAACCTATTTAAAATCAAGAAAACAGCTTAATTTTAAAATAACTTTTGCATATGAAATGCTGTGTTCTCTGGGGGGCTGCTTGGTTCAAGGTTTGCATCGAGTAAGATTCGTTGATCATAAAAAATGGGCTGAAGTAAATCAGCCCATGGTTTGTTAATGTGATTGCTAATTAAATATCCGCTTCAGCTTCATTACCCCGCGCTTCCAGCCACGCTTTGCGGCTGCTGGCCTCTGTTTTACCCATCAGCATGTGCATCAGCTCACGGGTGTTGAGTGCCACATCATCGTTAATGCCAACCCGCAGCATACGGCGGGTATCCGGGTTCATGGTGGTGTCGAATAATTGCTCGGCATTCATTTCCCCCAGACCCTTGAAGCGGCTGATATTCCAGGCATTTTCTCGGATTTTTTCTACACGCAGCTTATCTAAAATGGCGGTTAGCTCGCCTTCATCCAATGCATAGAATTTACGTGGCGGCTTGGCTTTGCCGCTGCCTGCTACATCCACACGATAGAGCGGTGGTTGTGCTACAAATACATGTCCCTGGGCAATCAGCTGGGGGAAATGGCGGTAAAACAGCGTGAGCAGCAGTACCTGAATATGGCTGCCGTCTACGTCCGCATCCGACATAATGATGATTTTGCCGTAACGCAGGCCAGATAAATCGGCTTTGACATCATCCAGCGTATGCGGATCAACACCAATGGCTACGGCCATATCGTGTACTTCATTATTGGCAAAAATCTGATCGCGATCAATTTCCCAAGTGTTCAGCACCTTCCCACGCAGGGGCAGAATGGCCTGAAAATCCTTATCCCTGCCTTGTTTGGCCGAGCCACCCGCCGAATCGCCCTCTACTAAAAACAGCTCACAGCGCTCGCTTTCATCCGATGCGCAATCGGTGAGCTTGCCGGGTAAGACTGCCACACCGGATGATTTTTTCTTTTCTACTTTTTGCGAATTCTTTTGTCGAGCTTGTGCTGCGCGGATGCACAGCTCGGCCAGTTTTTTAGCCAGATCAACATGTTGATTCAGCCAGATTTCAAATGGCGAGCGCACTACAGTAGAAACCAGCTTTAAGCCATCACGGCTGGTGAGCTTGTCTTTGGTCTGGCCTTGAAATTGCGGGTCCAGAATCTTGGCCGAAAGCACAAAAGAGCAGCGGCCAAACAAGTCTTCCGGCAGCACTTTTACGCCTTTAGGCAGCAGACTGTGAAATTCAATAAAAGTTTTAACAGCCTGGAAAACCCCGTCGCGCAGGCCGGATTCGTGCGTGCCGCCTGATGGAGTAGTAATCAGATTGACGTAGGATTCGCGGTTAACAGGGCCGTCTTCTGTCCAGGTCAGTGCCCAGGCGCAACCTTCACCTAGCGAGAAAGTATCGTCTACCTGCTCGATATATTTCTCGCCTTCAAAGATCGGGATAAGCTGGTTGTAGCCAGCTACTTTCTCGGATAAATAGCCCGTTAAGCCATCCGGGTAGCACCAGCTTTTATTGATCAGCTCGCCATTAGGCTGCTCGATGGCCAGGTTTACTACTAAGCCGGGTAAGAGCACGGCCTTGGATTTGAGCTGATGCTCTAGATCGGCCAGCGGAATATTGGGTGAATCAAAGTACTTTGGATCAGGCTCTACATAAACGCTGGTGCCGCTGTCTTTTTTGGCACATGTGCCCAGCACCACCAGTGGCTCGATGACTTCCCCTGAGCCAAATACCAGGCGATGCTGCTGGCCTTCACGTTTGACTTCTACTTCTAAACGCGTGGATAAAGCGTTGGTAACCGAAACGCCCACACCATGCAAACCGCCTGAAAATGCATAAGCACCGCCGTCTTTTTTATCGAATTTACCGCCAGCATGCAGCTGGGTAAATACAACTTGCACTGTTGGCACGCCTTCCTCAGGGTGCAGCCCTACCGGAATACCTCGGCCATTATCGCTGACGCGCACGCTTTGATTACGATACAGCACCACATCAATTTGAGTGGCATAGCCACCCAAAGCCTCGTCGGCGGCGTTGTCGATTACCTCTTGGCAGATATGCAGAGGATTATCAGTGCGGGTGTACATGCCGGGACGGTGCCGGACAGGATCAAGGCCTTTTAAAACCTTAACAGAAGATTCGTCGTATTTAGGAGTTGCCATGTTTCACGTGAAACCGATTACTAAAGTTGTCGCGAGTCTAGCAAGCTGGGACAAAATTAACTACCACAACACTTGATAAATAAAACCTTTGGGAGCCGAGCTAAGCTGATCATGTGCCTGTTGGTGCTTTTTTTAAAGACTCAAAAAATATTATTCCCAAATGGCTTTATCGAGAATCTAGTGTTGCTGATCCCTGAAAAAAGGACTTGGAGGTGATGCTTTGGGAGGCTCGGCTTTTTACATAGATATTACGTTGAAGTGAATATTGCAAATTGTGTAGCCACCGTATTGTTGCACTACATATCTTATAAAACTTACTTTTTTTAGCATGCTCTGTATCGTGCAGAAACTTTTAAGCGGGCACCATGAATTAATCACCCCCCAAAGCTGCGCCGGTATTGAATTGCTTCGGCAATATGTGCTGTGCTGATGGCTTCGTCTCCTGCCAGATCGGCAATGGTTCTGGCCACTTTCAGCACACGATGGGTAGCACGGGCAGAGAGTGATAATTTTTGGATCGCTGTTTGCAGCAGGCCTCGGGCTTCTTCGCTTAAGGGGCAGTGTTGCTCAAGTAGCTTGCCATTGAGGCGGGAATTAGGCGTGTTCTGTCTTGCTGCTTGCTTAAGGTGAGCGGCTACTACGCGCTTTCTGACAATGGAGGAGGATTCCCCTGTTGCTGCTGCCAGTAGTGTGTTTTCTGGCAATAAGGGCACTTCGATCACTAAATCGATTCGATCCATAAAGGGGCCGGATAATTTTCCCCGGTAGCGGGCTATCTGATCAGGCGTGCAGCGGCAGGCTTTTTTAGGATGGCCCAGATAGCCACAGGGGCAGGGATTCATGGCAGCAATCAGCTGAAAATCAGCAGGAAATTCGGTGGAGTGTGCGGCGCGGGCAATATGGATTTTCTGGCTTTCCAGTGGCTCACGTAATACTTCCAGAACCTTTCTGTCGAACTCTGGCAGTTCGTCTAAAAACAACACACCATGATGCGCTAAAGAAATTTCACCGGGCTGAGGTACACTTCCCCCGCCAACCAGTGCCACAGCTGACGCGGTGTGATGAGGAGATCTGTAAGCGCGTACGCCAAAGCGGCTGGCATCCAGGCGTTCTTTGCCTAAAGACTGAATTCGGGCAGCCTCAAGGGCTTCCAGCTCGCTCATTTCAGGTAAAAGGCTGGGTAAACGTTGTGCCAGCATGGATTTCCCTGTACCTGGAGGCCCGATGAGGAGCAGACTATGCCTGCCTGCTGCTGCAATTTCTAAAGTGCGTTTGGCTTGCTGTTGGCCTTTTACTTCACTCAAATCGAGCATGGCAGGCGGAGCTTTGATGGCGATTGGAGTTGCGAGTGCTAGCTGATCGCTGCCCAGTAAATGTCGGCAAACTTGCATCAGGTGGCTGGCTGAGAGCACACTGGCGCTACTGAGTAAGGCAGCTTCTGCTGCGCTGTCTGCCGGTAAAATGAGTGTTCTGCCTATTGCCTGTGCTGCCCACGCCATACCTAGCGCACCCCGAATAGAGCGTAATTCACCCGATAGCCCTAATTCACCGGCGAACTCAAAATTATTTATCTGTTCTAAAGGAAGCTGGCCACTGGCCGCCAGGATGCCTACGGCGATAGGCAAATCAAAAAGGCCGGAAGATTTGGGTAAGTCGGCAGGAGCAAGGTTAACGGTGATACGACGGTTGGGAAATTCAAAGCCACACACGGCCAGAGCGGCACGCACGCGTTCTCGGCTTTCTTTGACTTCCAGATCGGGTAGCCCTACCAGATTAAAAGCGGGTAAACCGTTAGCCAGATGGATTTCCACCAGCACGGCACTCGCTTCAATTCCTATCATGGCGCGGCTATGGATAATGGCAAGAGACATTCAGCAAGCTCGAAGTGGATTCCTTATAGTGTAGGTAACAAATGGATGCGCCGTATGCTGCTTGAACAATCAACTGAAGAGCTGGTTCCACTCCCGGATTTTCGTAATTTTGGAGTATTACTACGTATTTTGCTGCTGATTCATCTTGGTATGCTGGCTTACGTACTAGTTGGGCTTTCTGTATGGGAGGAGTGGCCGCTTAGGCTGGGTGAGGCTGCTATGTGGGTAGAGCCTCCTTTGCTGGGGACGTTGTTATTGCTGTCTATTATGATGCCCTGGCTTAATCGCTTGTCTTATCACATGGGGGTTTTGGGGGTAAGTGCACTGGCGATGTTTTTGGTTTTCGGGCAAAGGAAAGTATTGCTTTCCGTATTACAGCCTGCAACGGCCTTGCTTCCTGCGCTTCTGTTTACCATGATGTTGGTAGTGTCTGTGATGCTTTATCTGCGTTTACGCTGGAAATCATTGTCACCAAGGTTAACGGAAGCAAGGCTGGCAGCATTACAGGCGAGGATCAGACCGCATTTCTTTTTTAATAGTTTGAACGCGGTGTTGTCATTAATTCGCAGTGAACCCAAGCGTGCAGAGCAGGTTTTGGAAGATTTAGCTGATTTATTTCGGGTAGTTATGGTTGATAAACAGCAGCTTTCCACTGTGGAATGCGAGCTGGAGGTAGCACGTCGCTACCTGAATATTGAGGCGGTACGTCTGGGGGATAGGCTAATTGTTGAATGGGACATTGCCCAGTCATCATTAATGGCAGCTTTGCCCCCGCTTTTATTGCAGCCTTTGCTGGAAAACGCTATTTATTATGGTGTAGAGCCTATTTTGGATCCCAGACCTGTGCAGATCAGCATTGCCATAAAAGATAAGCATGTTCACCTGGGAATTAAAAATTCTTTGCCGCAGGCAGGGACGGTGAGTCAACATAAGGGCAATGGGATGGCACTTCAGAATATTCGTCAGCGCTTATTGCTTCACTTCGATGCTGAAGCCAATTTAAGCACTTACGCGAATAACGACTATTATCAAGTACATATTGTCTTGCCTTACCGGGAGATTCCCCATGGGAACGCCACTGCGCCTTTTTCTTGTTGATGATGAAATACCCGCCTTGCGCAGGTTACAGGATGTGTTGGCTGATGTTGCTGACGAATGCCCGCATGATGTAGTCGGTACGGCTACCAGCGGTATGGCTGCACTTGCTGCGCTGGCCGAGGCTGACGCCGATGCGGTGATTGTGGATATTCAAATGCCGCAAATGAGTGGTATTGAGCTGGCTCGTGAGCTAAGTCATTTTTCGCATCCGCCTGTAGTGATTTTTGCTACCGCCTTTGAGGAATACGGAGTCGCTGCATTTGAGGTGCGGGCCGTTGATTATCTTTTGAAGCCTATTCGTAAAGAGCGGCTGATTTCTGCCTTAAAACGGGTACAGGATATGCGGACTGCCAGATCACAGGCTGAGCCGGCTAGCCATGCCCGTACCCATTTCAGCGTAACAGAGCGCGGCCGGGTACATTTAAT comes from Iodobacter ciconiae and encodes:
- a CDS encoding NnrS family protein gives rise to the protein MKTFLSAPHRVGFFCGTLLLIASLTWWASEMLLRAGGSTIPSSIAPMFLHGYLMLYGFFPLFMLGFIYTAGPKWLGVASPAAKLYAPVFITYATGSALLIGALFWQPLLRIAITLHWVSWGAACLVWLNRILASKATDRGHAIRIALAFTMGWLGQAMALYWAIFDVTAGWLDMLEIGLWGFLLPVYLTVSHRMLPFFSANVIPNYSAWRPLWLLNAMIALSWGHGALKLAHFSSLPVDAVFTGLLFYTSYRWRLFASLQNRLLAMLHLAFAWAAIAMLLYTAQGAAMLAGSVILGFAPIHAIGIGFFGTMLLGFATRVSLGHAGLPLILSNLTWMLYCLLHGVAITRIFAEVLPWQNALLCAAALGALLAFLLWGSRFMPVYLKPRADGKPG
- a CDS encoding hemerythrin domain-containing protein, yielding MSLFSSETVTFETPIAMLVACHDRVRQYAALTLKLAQYLIKEGADTKAQDAAAGILRYFDVAAPLHHNDEDLDLFPLLSQYGNAELKAIIASTSAEHKTLGLLWQDVRSYLIPLAAGQGGKLPLALASEFSKRYPAHADLEETLIYPSAELLLDASTLSAMGQNMTNRRIQNTAQDKTL
- a CDS encoding SulP family inorganic anion transporter is translated as MLLNYPRDCWRQDLLAGLSVASVALPVGVAYAQLAGMSPIAGLYASILPMVAYALFGSSRQLIVGPDAATCAMVASTLLPMAAGQPELYISLSVALALITGLFCLLASRFKLGFLADFLSPPILAGFLNGVAISIALGQLGKLLGFTFHKHDFIGRIIELPDRLPELHPGTALIGLGTLLAIQIIKRLLPKLPTALVAMGLAGLIIFSLNLQNAGIAIIGLLPAGLPTLHWPTIPRTHLGELLGAGAGLALISFSSAILTARSFAAKNRYEIDADREFTALGMANIAAAFSQGFVISGADSRTAVNNNAGGKTQMVSMVAAASIAIAIALFTTPLQYVPIAALAAVLITASFGLMSFANFIYFRQASRGEYGIAILTLIGVACVGVMQGMLFAVLIATLRLLVKLARPHESLLGVYPNKNSFHDLSHHPDAVPINGMLVYRFDASLNFFNANYFRQRVLSLTDGAKTKVVWVVLDTVPINQIDIAGIEAVIILQRDLKERGITLALAGRKKQTEFIAARHHKLDELQANFLIFSSVKQAYRAFRQQVSIRTETKQTAAQLTLRWQAEENEAAQN
- a CDS encoding 4'-phosphopantetheinyl transferase family protein, encoding MLHTEVFLTQISLNPLPGSDFLSPSSKIRLATIQSLARAQQFILGRLLLAQAASKVLGIEYRANDITEGEFFPCLLKAPHLHASISHSGDCLGVTVNTERVGLDIECCRPKANIAKLAKFALHRDEADWVNALKEESQERFYQLWTLREAAFKAGIRDQVIRGSSLIAGDSIKVDWYWASERERTHRVSIACLAPCSMVLIHKPGL
- a CDS encoding TDT family transporter; translation: MFKRIHQSLVAAPTPMAGLALGLASLGWCWENGGDFSGNAQLSGAVIAGVLLLILAFKFVFHPRLLLNDLAHPVVGSVVPTFAMAIMVVSKAAGRFAPGFAEGLWLFAVLLHMVFLATFIWYRAKNFEIHQMVPSWFVPPVGIIVADVAFPGGQFAALADGLLWFGIFCYAVMLPLMLYRLIFSHEVPDAAKPTIAILAAPASLSLAGYLTVTAEPSLLVVALLFGIAVLMTGIIYLAFFKLLTLPFSPGYAAFTFPMVIGATALFKVSSLLEQWEFAAPYVDQVQWLAQFELGVATVVVGYVALRYAMFFIWKPANGSAYKLGELIHR
- a CDS encoding anaerobic ribonucleoside-triphosphate reductase activating protein codes for the protein MTAEPKIGGLVPFSSCDYPGELACVVFLAGCPWRCAYCHNPHLQAREQHDSAPQWDEILIWLKTRRGLLDAVVFSGGEPLTEPLLPEMMRSVKALGFKIGLHSGGAYPKRLQECLPYLDWVGFDIKSDFMCYEKITAVVGSGAVASASLKLLLASKVALECRSTIHPSLHSEDELVALARTLSAAGVKRYVLQSFRPAGCIEPALVNSVQLHFPQPATLALIEQQFASFQYVSTLVA
- a CDS encoding LysR substrate-binding domain-containing protein; this encodes MKLTLQQLKTFAAIARYGNLGAAANELCLSKGAVSQSLQELERQLATPLFDRVHPRLQLNAEGKLLQPVAEELLARVMDIETMFVSGAEPVGRLRLGATQTIGNYLLPILLARTEQSTTPRISIANTHILSHALAHFELDLALIEGENHHPDLIADPWLKDEMCIVAPAQHPLMTQTGLPVSALSNETWVLREPMSGNREQFEQLIQPQLSNSHIGLELNTLEAVMLAVEQGLGITFISKLAAQDRINSTRLVCLPMQQHFPRQLYLAWHKQKYHSATLRRFIQFCKDQARVIY
- a CDS encoding ProQ/FINO family protein, whose product is MMTDQNSALAQALQSAIGEKSARQQQIMIIELLYQRYPVMKQFKPLMIGVHKELEKALPQFGANHVHRSIAAHCRKVRYLKSVARGGKRFDLNGKPVGDVTAEEKAAAAKFVQNIEERKKPQTVVVAEEAAVDQVIAAASETIADPAENKTE